In the genome of Candidatus Krumholzibacteriia bacterium, the window CATCTGTAATTCAGGCGAGGCTGCCTGACCGGGGGAATCTCCGTCGTTGAAGTCTCCTCCCCACAAAGAAGAAGCCCCGGGGAAATCCCAGGGGCGGCAATGATGGCTTGACTGGCCGTTTTCATACTACTTGAGAAGAAGCAGTTTCCTTGAAGCTACTCGTTTCCCCTGTTCGAGACGCAGAAAGTAGATCCCCGATGCCATTGGGCGGGCATCCTTATTCCGTCCATCCCAGAGTGCTTCGTAGCTCCCGGCCTCCAGAACCCCGTTTACCAGAGTTTGAATCTCACGTCCTTTCAGGTCAAAAACACGGAGGAGGACAGTGGCTCG includes:
- a CDS encoding FlgD immunoglobulin-like domain containing protein, whose protein sequence is RATVLLRVFDLKGREIQTLVNGVLEAGSYEALWDGRNKDARPMASGIYFLRLEQGKRVASRKLLLLK